GGCTTGTTCGCCGACTTTGCCTTCGGGTGACGTGAAGACGCGGCGGTCGGTTCGTAAGTATGACGCGATGGGGCGGGTGAAGGTGGAGGAGCGGTGTGTGATGGCCAATTGCACGACTTCCACCAATCCTTTCACGCTGCACTTTGATTATGATCTGGCCGGCAATCTCACAGAATATGACAACGGTATTCGCAACCTCACGCTCACGCAGGCATACGATTCTGCCGGTCGTTTGAATAAGGTGACCAGCAGTGCGTATGATGCGACGCATCCGAACACGCTTTACAACATAAGTGGTTTCTTCCCGAACGGTGTTCCTTCGGTCTTTGATCTTGGGTTGCATTTGAATACGACCCAGGGTCTTGATAACCGTCTTCGTCCTACGACTCTGAACGTGGTGGTGAAGTAATGAAGACTTTTTCCCGGGTTCACCAATCAGCAAAACTGTTGTTATCCCTCCTGCTTCTTGGGGTAAGCGCATTGGCACAGACCACGGCGACGGTCACTGTGCTTGGGGGAGAGCAGTCTTCCGGAGGAGTTTGGGATAGCGGAGATGTCACGGTCGTCGTGGCGGGGACGAATGGCAGTTCTTTGAGCCGTACAGTCCCATATGGCCAATTTTCCACCCCAGCGTCAGTTGCTGCCGGACTTGCCGCACTGATCTCACGCGAATGCTATGGTGTGGCCAGTGCCAAGGCTGATGGTGCGGTGATTACGTTCCGTCTGCGGTATGCGACGGCTGCGCCCATCAGCATTACGGCGGGAACGCCGCATTGGGATGGAGCGCATTTTACAAATGCGTCCTTCAGCTTCAGCGCGCAACAGACGGTTAGTTCTACGCAGGTGATGTTGGCGGGCAATACTGGCGAGTTGGTTGCGCCGAACACTCAGATCAGCCTAACAGCCAATATTGCTCAAAATGGGGCTACCGGTGCGATCGAATTCTATGACCGCGGCGCGCTGCTGGGTACCAGTGTCATCAGTGGGGCCCAGGCCAGCTATACCACTCCGCCGCTGGCGGTTGGGGCGCATGAGTTGTATGCCAAGTACACTGGCGATAGCAGCTATGCCGCCAGCACTTCGAACACCGTGTATGCCACGGCTGCGAACCACTCCGGGCCGGCGGTTGGCACATCGATGTACTGGTACAGCATTACGGACAGCTCGAACAACAGTGGCTATGCAGCCAATGGAAATGTTGTGGCGTATAACGATGCGGTGATGGGCCAATGGAACTTCGGATACGACAGCCTGAATCGTCTTACCAGTGGGAATGCACAGACGGGGCCTGTTCCATCGCAGGTGGGTCAGTATTTTTGCTGGAGCTATGATTCGTTCGGCAACCGGTTGTCTCAGTCTTCGTCTGCTCAATTTTTTTCTACGGCCAACGGAAGTACATGTCAGGCGACGGGAGCTTTGCTCAGCAATATTCTTACGACTCCTGGAGATGACAACCGTCTCACGAGTACGAATACTCCTGGTTTCACGTTCTCACCTGATTATGATGCGGCGGGCAACGTGAAAAACGATGGGCACAACTCGTACCTTTATGACGCTGAGGGGCGTGTCTGTGCGGTTGCGCCAAGCTTTGGCGGAATGCTGCAGTATATCTATGACGCCGAGGGGCGGCGTGTGGCTAAAGGCACCATTACGAGCTGGAGCTGCGACTTAGGCA
Above is a genomic segment from Terriglobus tenax containing:
- a CDS encoding RHS repeat-associated core domain-containing protein, yielding MKTFSRVHQSAKLLLSLLLLGVSALAQTTATVTVLGGEQSSGGVWDSGDVTVVVAGTNGSSLSRTVPYGQFSTPASVAAGLAALISRECYGVASAKADGAVITFRLRYATAAPISITAGTPHWDGAHFTNASFSFSAQQTVSSTQVMLAGNTGELVAPNTQISLTANIAQNGATGAIEFYDRGALLGTSVISGAQASYTTPPLAVGAHELYAKYTGDSSYAASTSNTVYATAANHSGPAVGTSMYWYSITDSSNNSGYAANGNVVAYNDAVMGQWNFGYDSLNRLTSGNAQTGPVPSQVGQYFCWSYDSFGNRLSQSSSAQFFSTANGSTCQATGALLSNILTTPGDDNRLTSTNTPGFTFSPDYDAAGNVKNDGHNSYLYDAEGRVCAVAPSFGGMLQYIYDAEGRRVAKGTITSWSCDLGSNGFIQTAAYIDGPGGEQMTEMDVAAGGSMTWKHTNVFAAGKLIATYQNDNGGTSPAAGNLHFALNDWLGTKRVQTTYDGTVENPNGANAWVSLPFGDMPSTGVQPNGYAAPDATEQHFTGKERDTESGLDYFGARYYGSNMGRWMSPDWAEKPEAVPYSDLADPQSLNLYGYVRNNPLSHADADGHCDQNGQNCSLWDHVAGTVAGVLNVIPQTVNMVNSTVNAVISPVTSYQFPLMDEIQSDAHASAGGMATGQMAQMLVPVGDLAEGAQITRNALQGAAGEAKVGAELVSEGKTIVGSQVGVQTDKGLRVVDHLVQDGGKLSAVEVKTGGATRNASQLAKDASMESNGGKIVGKNAPANLRGQTVKIPTEVRKPQQ